One stretch of Verrucomicrobiota bacterium DNA includes these proteins:
- a CDS encoding TIGR00282 family metallophosphoesterase, with translation MPRILFLGDIVGRPGREILQQRLKEVRQTRQIDRVIANGENAAAGAGLTSRLAREILDAGVDAITLGDHLWDQRGFAEEIGSLEKVCRPANLDESCPGRTHLIIEGTGYRLGVFTVLGREFMKVKGACPFRTAERMVAELRPQVDALLVEIHAETTSEKIAMGWMLDGEATVVVGTHTHTPTADGRVLPRGTAYITDVGMTGPYQSVLGRDVEPVLQRFLDGMPRKFTVAQEDVWMRGVIVDFDQRGRATGLESLAVPDTASEAGL, from the coding sequence ATGCCTCGCATACTTTTTCTGGGTGATATCGTCGGCCGTCCGGGCCGGGAGATTTTGCAGCAGCGACTAAAGGAAGTCCGCCAGACCCGTCAGATCGACCGTGTTATTGCCAACGGTGAAAACGCTGCGGCCGGGGCTGGACTGACCTCGCGTTTGGCGAGGGAGATTTTGGATGCAGGGGTGGATGCGATTACTTTGGGCGATCATTTGTGGGATCAAAGAGGCTTTGCGGAAGAGATCGGTAGTCTCGAAAAGGTCTGTCGTCCTGCGAATTTGGATGAAAGCTGCCCAGGTCGAACCCATCTCATCATCGAGGGAACGGGTTACCGGTTGGGGGTTTTTACCGTTCTTGGCCGGGAGTTCATGAAGGTAAAAGGGGCCTGCCCGTTTCGGACGGCGGAAAGGATGGTCGCAGAACTGAGGCCGCAAGTGGACGCCCTGTTGGTGGAGATTCATGCGGAAACGACTTCGGAGAAAATTGCGATGGGTTGGATGTTGGATGGCGAAGCAACTGTTGTCGTTGGGACCCATACTCACACGCCTACTGCAGACGGCAGGGTCCTTCCGCGTGGCACAGCCTACATTACAGATGTGGGAATGACCGGTCCCTACCAGAGTGTCCTGGGGCGTGATGTGGAACCGGTGCTTCAGCGTTTCCTAGATGGAATGCCCAGAAAGTTCACCGTGGCTCAGGAAGACGTTTGGATGCGTGGCGTGATTGTGGATTTTGACCAAAGGGGGCGGGCCACAGGATTGGAATCGTTAGCGGTACCGGATACCGCGAGCGAGGCGGGATTGTAG